In bacterium, the sequence ATCGCCGCTCAAGTACCACGAGAAGTTCCGCAAGACCACGTGTCCGCGGTGCGGGGGGCCGGCCGAGCGCGAGATCGACACGATGGACACGTTTGTGGACTCGTCGTGGTACCAGTATCGATTCCTGAGTCCGCACGATGCGGGCCGGCCGTTCGATCCCGAGGCCGGCCGGCGGTGGCTGCCGGTGGACCAGTACACCGGCGGCATCGAGCATGCCGTGCTGCACCTCATGTATACGCGGTTCTTCACGAAAGTCATGCGCGACCTGAGCCTCGTCGCGTTTGACGAGCCGATGCTGAGGTTGTTCAATCAGGGGATCATCCTCGGACCGGACGGCAACAAGATGAGCAAGTCGCGCGGCAACGTCGTCAACCCGGACGACTACGTGGGGACGATGGGCGCCGACACGGTGCGGGCGTACCTCATGTTCATCGGCCCGTGGGACGGCGGCGGGCCGTGGAACCCCCGCGGCATCGAAGGCGTCCACCGCTTCCTGCACCGCGTCTGGCACCTCGTGCTCGGGTCCTCGGCCGGGGCCGCCGCCGGGGGACGTACTGGCTCACGCAGTAGGCAGGACGACGCGACCGGCAACGGAGCCCCCCTTGCGGGGGAGGTACGGCGTGCGACGCACCAGACGCTCAAACGGGTCACGGAGGACCTGGAAGCCTTCCGGTTCAACACGGCGATCGCGGCCCTCATGACCTTCACCAACCGGCTCGCCGAGTTGCGGGCGCCCCCCGCGCAAGGCGCGGGGGCGGTCGCGGAATGGACGGAGGCGCTGCGGACGCTCGTCCTGATGCTTGCGCCGCTCACGCCGCACATCGCCGAGGAGTTGTGGGCGCGGCTCGGCCTGCCCTACAGCGTCCACCGGCAGCCATGGCCGGCGTGGGAGGAGGCCGCGGTCCGCGAGGACGTCGTCACCGTGGTGCTGCAGGTCAACGGCCGGGTCCGCGACCGGATCAGCGTCCCCGCCGGCCTCGACGAGGCGCGGCTGCGCGACGCCGCCTTGGAAAGCGAACGGGTGAGGAGATTCACCGACGGCAAAGCCGTTCAGGATGTCATTGTCGTTCCCGGGAAACTCGTCAACGTGGTCGCGCGGTAGGCGAAACTTTCCGGTCGCACTCAGCGTTAGACCGGGAGATGAGCGACACAGCGGCTGCTCTGGCGGTCATGGCGCCACCTGAGGCCGTGCGGGCGCCCGCCTACACGCCCGAGGAGCTGGCGCGGTACGACACCATCGTCCAGCGGTACGCGCGGCACGTCTACAACATCGCGTACCGGATGACGGGCAACGAGGCCGACGCACGCGACCTCTCGCAGGAGGCGTTTCTCCGGGTGTACCGGGCGCTCCGGCGAGTCCAGCCGGGCGCGCCGCTCGAGAGCTGGCTGTACCGCATCGTCAGCAACCTCTACATCGATCTGCTGCGCCGGCGGCCGCGGGCGCGCGTCGAGTCGCTCGACGCGCCGATCGACACGCCGCGCGGCGAGATCACCCGCGAGTTTCCCGACGCGGCGGCCAACCCGGAGGCCGTCTTCGAGCGCCAGCACATCGACGCCGCGATCCAGCAGGCGCTCGGCGTGCTGAGCCCGGACCTGCGCATGGTGGTGGTCCTCAGCGACATCGAAGGCTTCGCGTACGAAGAGATCGCGGCGATTTTGCGGGTACCGCTCGGCACCGTGAAGTCGCGCCTCCACCGCGCCCGTCAGGTGTTGCAGCATCGCCTCCGTCCGTACGTCGAGGCGCGGCGCCGGGGGTGGCAGCCGTGAATCACCATCGCGCCGGCCGCCTGCTCTCCGCGTACCTCGACGGCGAGTTGACGGCAGCGGAGGTCCAGGCGGTGCAGGCGCATCTGCTGGACTGCGCGGTCTGCCGCGAGGCGCACGAGTCCCTGCGGACGACGCGTGACCTCCTCGCGGGGGTGGCGCCGGCCGAACCGCCGGCCGAGTTCTGGCGGACCGTGCGCGGTCCCATGATGCGGGGGGCGGCGGCGACGGCCCTGGACCCCGTCTGGCGCGGGGTGCGGGGTGCGTGGCGGGCGGCGTGGCAGGGGGCGTGGCGGCCGATCGTGCTGCGCCGGCCGGCCTGGGCGCTCGCCGCGGTCGTCGTCATGCTGGCGCTCGCAGCGCTGCCCCTCGTGAAAGGCACGGTCGACCGGCTGCACGCGACCGAGATCGGCGTCGACCTCTACGTGCACGATCACGCGATGCAGATGGGCACGGCGCCGCTGGTAGATCGCGCGTACATCGGGCTCGTGTCGGGGGACGCCGAGCTGGTGCTGGCCGGAGAAACCCCGCGCCCGGTGGGAGACAACGTCCGATGAGGCGCCCGGCGTCGAGAGCGCTCGCCGCGGCGGTCGTGCTGCTGATCGCCGGCACCGCCCCCGCATTCCCCGCCGCCCCGCCCTCGCCGGCGGCCTCGGGTGCGGCCACGCCGAGCACGCGCGCGATTCTCACGATGGCGCTCGACGCGCCGAAGCTCATCGATTATGAAGGCACGAAGATCATCTCCGCCCTCCGCAACGGCCAGATGGAGACCGTGACGGTCGCCGAATCGCACAAGCGGCCGAATCTCCTGCGGCTGGAGTACCTGTCGCCGGAGGACGTGGCGGGCCGCCTGATCGTCGACGACGGCAAGATCGCGCATCACTACGAGCCCGCGCTCAACATGGTGTTCGAGGATCGTAGCATCCAGGATGGCGGGACCGGCTCGAGCCTGACCCTGTTGACGCGCAATTACGACATCGTGCTGCTCGGGACCGACGAGGTCATCGGCCGGCAGGCCTACGTCCTCTCCCTCACGCCGCACCGCACGGGCGTACAGCGGCAGTTGTGGGTCGACCGGCTGACGGGAACCGTGCTCCGCGAGGAGGATCGCGACGCCTCGCGCGGCCTGGTGCTCAGCACGTACTTCTCGCGGATCAGCTTCAGCCTCAACCTGCCGCAGGCGTACTTCCGGTTCCGGCCGCCGGCCGGCGCGCGGGTCGTCGCGTTCCAGACGATGGAAGGCGGCGGGTTGAGCCCGGCCGAGTTGCAGCAGAAAGTGGGCTTCCCCGTGCTGGTGCCGCCGGCGTTGCCCGAGGGGTACACGTTCCGGGGCGGCGCGGTGAGCCGGTTCGGGAGCCTGGTATCCGCCTACCTCCGGTACAGCGACGGCGGCAACATCATCTCGTTCTTTGAAGCGCCGGCGGGCTCGATCGGCTGGCCGTCGCTGGGGGTCCCGGTCCGGGTGCAGTCGCAGCCCGGCCGGTTCATCGATCTCGGATACCTGCGCGTGCTGATCTGGGAGCAGCGCGGCCTGCGGATTACGGCGGTGGGGACCGCGCCGTCGGAGACCTTGATGCTCGTGGCCGGTCAATTGATCGCCGGCCGCGAGGAGGCCATGGTCACGGACGTCTCTTTGCGGGCGGCGGCCGATCCCGCGGTCGTGCGGCGGCTCCGCGGACAGGGCCTGACCTTCTCCGAGATCGCCCGCACCCTCGCCATCTCGCACGCGCTCGGCACGAGCGTCGACACCACGGTGCGGTTCGTGCGCGGATCGCTGTCGGTCGCCGACCTGGCGGCGCAGCTCCGCCTGCAGCCGGACGCCCTCCGCGCCGCGGTCCGCCGTGCCGTGGACGGCGCGTCAATGACGCCGGCGTTGCCGGCGTCCGCGCCCGACGGACCGGCGCGTCCCGCGACGCCGTAACACCGATGTTCCGCATCCCAGG encodes:
- a CDS encoding sigma-70 family RNA polymerase sigma factor; the encoded protein is MAPPEAVRAPAYTPEELARYDTIVQRYARHVYNIAYRMTGNEADARDLSQEAFLRVYRALRRVQPGAPLESWLYRIVSNLYIDLLRRRPRARVESLDAPIDTPRGEITREFPDAAANPEAVFERQHIDAAIQQALGVLSPDLRMVVVLSDIEGFAYEEIAAILRVPLGTVKSRLHRARQVLQHRLRPYVEARRRGWQP
- a CDS encoding zf-HC2 domain-containing protein, giving the protein MNHHRAGRLLSAYLDGELTAAEVQAVQAHLLDCAVCREAHESLRTTRDLLAGVAPAEPPAEFWRTVRGPMMRGAAATALDPVWRGVRGAWRAAWQGAWRPIVLRRPAWALAAVVVMLALAALPLVKGTVDRLHATEIGVDLYVHDHAMQMGTAPLVDRAYIGLVSGDAELVLAGETPRPVGDNVR
- a CDS encoding sigma-E factor regulatory protein RseB domain-containing protein, with product MRRPASRALAAAVVLLIAGTAPAFPAAPPSPAASGAATPSTRAILTMALDAPKLIDYEGTKIISALRNGQMETVTVAESHKRPNLLRLEYLSPEDVAGRLIVDDGKIAHHYEPALNMVFEDRSIQDGGTGSSLTLLTRNYDIVLLGTDEVIGRQAYVLSLTPHRTGVQRQLWVDRLTGTVLREEDRDASRGLVLSTYFSRISFSLNLPQAYFRFRPPAGARVVAFQTMEGGGLSPAELQQKVGFPVLVPPALPEGYTFRGGAVSRFGSLVSAYLRYSDGGNIISFFEAPAGSIGWPSLGVPVRVQSQPGRFIDLGYLRVLIWEQRGLRITAVGTAPSETLMLVAGQLIAGREEAMVTDVSLRAAADPAVVRRLRGQGLTFSEIARTLAISHALGTSVDTTVRFVRGSLSVADLAAQLRLQPDALRAAVRRAVDGASMTPALPASAPDGPARPATP